The following are encoded in a window of Pecten maximus chromosome 17, xPecMax1.1, whole genome shotgun sequence genomic DNA:
- the LOC117315149 gene encoding uncharacterized protein LOC117315149 encodes MAIPISQIPIRTKSQKTCSHHKGKELEMYCEKCQELVCLKCIASTHKIHPLCELGEITPQKKEDIKNFIVRTEQNDMVEIGKYITSADKLLKDNDSTFEKLSNQLIMQADKLKQDLDNLTAETLSLYQKMKEDNTKLIQKYKHDLEMYDKQLKQQILECKTVLQQGSNIDIFDTPCVIHSPIGVPVEPTLCTASFTHNKNPQGHLELALGNVITSGQVHTSTDQDRSVSTPGDRGQSTPHRQGSGEVTKEKLLSETTVTEEWESPCDISSLCPINNGAWSCGYSNTLALLDRKGTVIQKITHKTKINNIGLSPTTNRLWVCDSKNNIMELESGRLTHRFRTEEESKCICVTASNHIIVGMPKHICKFTTQGLITTMSTGSGQPLVCTPHRITECPVTHNIAVIDLTPEGKGGNKNKHVIVMDSDFKDLFVCSDKQFYPQDVAYDSVGNLIIGDHNNCRVVLFSGSGEFIGIIHTDIGWALAVGVERKDVMWAVFTDFSCYNVKRLQYSIEDSFDKFLL; translated from the coding sequence ATGGCAATACCCATCAGTCAAATTCCTATTCGTACGAAAAGTCAGAAAACTTGTAGTCATCACAAGGGGAAGGAACTTGAAATGTATTGTGAAAAATGTCAAGAACTGGTTTGTCTTAAATGTATCGCTTCAACTCACAAAATTCACCCACTTTGTGAACTCGGTGAAATCACCCCTcaaaagaaagaagacataaaAAACTTTATTGTCAGAACAGAACAAAATGACATGGTAGAAATCGGTAAATACATCACCTCTGCTGATAAACTTCTCAAAGACAATGACAGTACATTTGAGAAACTGTCAAATCAGCTAATAATGCAAGCAGATAAATTGAAACAAGATCTTGACAATCTTACAGCAGAGACACTTTCTCTTTATCAGAAAATGAAGGAAGACAATACCAAGCtcatacagaaatacaaacatgACCTGGAGATGTACGACAAACAACTCAAACAACAAATACTGGAATGTAAGACAGTACTTCAGCAGGGTTCAAACATAGACATTTTTGATACACCTTGTGTGATCCATTCTCCGATTGGTGTCCCTGTTGAACCTACCCTATGTACTGCAAGCTTCACTCACAACAAAAATCCCCAAGGTCACTTGGAATTAGCCTTAGGGAACGTGATCACCTCTGGTCAAGTTCATACATCAACTGATCAGGATCGGTCAGTCTCGACACCGGGTGATCGGGGACAATCCACTCCACACCGACAAGGGTCAGGAGAAGTAACAAAGGAGAAGCTACTATCAGAGACCACAGTAACGGAAGAGTGGGAGTCTCCATGTGACATTAGTTCTCTTTGTCCCATCAATAACGGAGCTTGGAGCTGTggttacagtaatacattagCTCTCCTGGACAGGAAGGGTACAGTAATACAGAAGATCACACACAAGACTAAGATCAACAACATTGGTCTGTCACCTACAACAAACAGACTGTGGGTTTGTGACAGCAAAAACAACATCATGGAGCTGGAATCAGGACGTCTTACACACCGATTCAGAACCGAGGAGGAATctaaatgtatatgtgttacaGCCAGTAACCATATCATTGTTGGTATGCCCAAACACATCTGTAAATTTACCACACAAGGCCTGATCACTACAATGTCTACAGGGAGTGGGCAACCATTAGTGTGTACACCACACAGGATCACAGAATGTCCCGTCACTCACAATATCGCAGTGATTGATCTCACTCCAGAAGGTAAAGGTGGAAATAAGAACAAACATGTCATTGTCATGGATAGTGACTTCAAGGATCTGTTTGTATGCAGCGATAAACAATTTTACCCCCAAGATGTGGCCTATGATAGTGTGGGGAACCTCATCATAGGGGATCACAATAACTGCAGGGTCGTACTCTTCAGTGGAAGTGGCGAGTTCATCGGGatcatacacacagatataggCTGGGCATTGGCTGTAGGTGTGGAAAGGAAGGATGTCATGTGGGCAGTGTTTACTGACTTCTCGTGTTACAACGTAAAAcgactacagtacagtattgaGGACAGCTTTGATAAATTTCTGCTGTAA
- the LOC117315628 gene encoding uncharacterized protein LOC117315628 encodes MAEICGKIFQGQEGQNFFRHDLEKLSQGFYELAGKLVAFSLLHGGPSIPVLHPAVANVVLDGEVAMETETLPLLEDCIFDWETREKLILLQNTLDEKQYHNQLDKISDWCLEQSLSISNFTHFEKKQLMDILKK; translated from the exons ATGGCAGAGATATGTGGGAAAATTTTTCAGGGTCAGGAAGGGCAGAACTTTTTTCGGCATGACCTTGAAAAATTATCTCAAGGATTCTATGAACTGGCAGGCAAACTGGTTGCCTTTTCCCTCCTCCATGGTGGGCCAAGTATACCAGTTCTCCATCCAGCTGTTGCAAATGTTGTGTTAGATGGAGAGGTTGCTATGGAGACAGAAACATTGCCCTTGTTGGAGGATTGTATCTTCGACTGGGAAACCAGAGAGAAATTAATTCTG cTGCAGAATACACTTGATGAAAAGCAGTACCACAATCAACTGGATAAAATCAGTGACTGGTGCTTGGAACAGAGTTTGTCTATCTCTAATTTTACACATTTTGAGAAAAAACAACTAATGGACATcctaaaaaaatga
- the LOC117315804 gene encoding LOW QUALITY PROTEIN: uncharacterized protein LOC117315804 (The sequence of the model RefSeq protein was modified relative to this genomic sequence to represent the inferred CDS: deleted 1 base in 1 codon), giving the protein MASSFEDTRDDILRDLFFKDYTNLEMQTKLHYKGISMSSRSIKRHLRRLGLRQRGRWSTQEIVTAIQEEIKGSGQNLGYRSLTKRLLTKHGMAVGRKSVSSILRQIDPKGVELRTHHCLIRSTYYNKGPNFLVHIDGFSRRVLWLKVARTNNDPRVVASYFLDFVEEINGVPRCIRADGGTKNGSVEDMLKALRWYDDDDMSGEKSVIIGSSTSNQRIERWWRSMRQMGIGFWIDFFKDLEYQGLFSNAIEMHIECLRFCFTKIIQQ; this is encoded by the exons ATGGCTTCGAGTTTCGAAG ATACCAGGGATGATATATTGAGGGATTTGTTCTTCAAAGATTACACCAATTTGGAAATGCAAACAAAGCTGCACTATAAAGGAATTAGTATGAG TAGTCGTTCAATAAAAAGACACTTGAGAAGACTGGGTTTGAGGCAACGTGGAAGATGGAGTACACAAGAAATTGTTACGGCAATTCAG GAAGAAATAAAAGGCAGTGGTCAAAACCTGGGATACCGCAGCCTGACTAAGAGACTTTTGACAAAGCATGGCATGGCAGTTGGAAG aaaatcaGTATCTAGCATTCTTAGGCAAATTGACCCAAAAGGTGTGGAGCTTAGGACACATCACTGCCTGATCAGGAGCACATACTACAACAAGGGGCCCAACTTCCTGGTCCATATAGATGG ATTTTCACGACGTGTCTTATGGTTAAAAGTTGCCAGAACCAACAATGACCCAAGAGTGGTTGCCTCATACTTTCTAGATTTTGTAGAAGAGATAAATG GAGTTCCAAGGTGTATTCGGGCAGATGGTGGGACA AAAAATGGTAGTGTGGAAGATATGCTAAAGGCCTTGAGATGGTATGACGATGATGATATGAGTGGAgaaaaaagtgtaataattgGTAGCTCTACTTCTAATCAG AGGATTGAACGCTGGTGGAGGTCAATGCGGCAGATGGGGATTGGGTTTTGGATCGACTTTTTCAAGGATTTAGAATATCAAGGCCTTTTCTCCAATGCAATTGAGATGCACAT AGAATGCCTTAGGTTctgttttacaaaaataattcagCAATAG
- the LOC117315571 gene encoding inositol hexakisphosphate and diphosphoinositol-pentakisphosphate kinase 1-like — protein MVPSLRPLETLHNKLTMRDMDLFFGRVTTTKFTAVSSPPYGSSSTTPVVSPRPPTFIKGTGISLPSSSNSSAGPSSPTSGSTPVDLVSQLRLYIKEIDSGQSEMLTGQSETDSSQSNELTENKTDNFGKTCPVVADTDVAKSCEYTGNRFKVSQTENGTLPVKSEKSDQAEVAVSKTNCQPDRISSDTQKSGIGSDTKSKQINMEQEVTSHEERSNTECSGGTDYDENYKEIEKTKKSKNDKFVIDTVSDEQHHCCK, from the exons ATGGTGCCGTCATTACGTCCCCTGGAAACCCTACACAACAAACTAACGATGAGAGATATGGATTTATTCTTCGGGCGAGTCACCACTACCAAGTTTACCGCAGTGTCCTCCCCGCCCTATGGGTCGTCATCAACCACACCTGTCGTGTCGCCGAGACCACCCACTTTTATCAAAG GTACAGGTATCAGCCTGCCTTCCTCGAGTAACTCCAGCGCTGGTCCTTCATCACCAACATCAGGATCAACACCAGTCGACCTCGTCAGTCAGCTTCGTCTCTATATCAAAGAGATAGATTCTGGTCAATCAGAAATGCTGACAGGACAATCAGAAACTGATTCCAGCCAATCAAATGAGTTGACTGAAAATAAAACCGACAATTTTGGTAAGACCTGTCCGGTGGTCGCGGACACTGATGTGGCTAAATCGTGTGAATACACTGGAAATAGATTCAAGGTCAGTCAGACAGAGAACGGAACACTTCCAGTTAAGTCTGAAAAAAGTGACCAAGCAGAAGTCGCCGTTTCTAAAACAAACTGTCAGCCAGACCGGATTAGTTCTGATACACAAAAATCAGGAATTGGATCagatacaaaatcaaaacagaTCAATATGGAACAGGAAGTGACATCACACGAAGAAAGAAGTAATACTGAGTGCTCTGGTGGAACTGATTACGATGAAAATTACAAAGAAATCGAAAAAACGAAAAAgtcaaaaaatgataaatttgtaATAGATACTGTAAGTGATGAACAACATCATTGTTGCAAATAG